ATGCCAACTTGTGTGCCTTTTGAGAAAACTTTTGAGAAATCGGCAGTAAAAAAGATAGATGATGGGCTATACGAAATTTATCTTGTCGCACATATGTGGACTTTTGATCCGGAAGAAATCGAGATACCTGCTGGTTCAACAGTTGACTTTTACCTAACCTCAAAAGATATCGTCCACGGTTTTCATATTAATGAAGAAGGTGTTAACATGATGGCTGTTCCAGGAACAATCAACAAAATTACCACCAAATTTGAGGAGGAGGGTACGTATCGCTTTGTATGTAACGAATTTTGTGGTACAGGCCATCAGAACATGATGGGTAAAATAATTGTGAAATAAATTTTGTAAACAATATGATGGTGAGTAATCAGTTTAAAACAACACTGCTTATCGGTCTAACTATGCCGATGAGCCTATTTATACTTGGCGTATATAACGGAGTAATGCAGACGCTTTATCGATCCGGAGTGCTTCATCAACATGCTACTGCAGGGATAAATTACTATCAAGGATTAACGATGCACGGAGTTATCAACGCTATTGTCCTCACAACGTTCTTTGCGGTAGTTTTTGGGCACTATACTATTACAAACTACCTTAAAAAGGAACCATCAAAGTGGTCCTACATGTTATCCATGATTCTCATGGTTATAGGTTCTGCGATAGATCTCGTTGTGATGGTATTGGGAAAAGCTTCAGCGCTTTACACTTTTTATGCTCCATTGCAGGCATCAGCTTTATTTTATATTGGGACTGCAATGTTAATAATAGGTAGCTGGATAGCATTCGCGGGATGGGTCAAGATCTGGTTTGAATGGAAAAAAGAAAATCCGTCGCTACATATGCCTATTGCTATTCTTGGAACATTCGTAAACTTCACCATGTGGTTTATGGCTAGCATTCCGGTCATCTATGAACTGCTCGTTTTGTTGACCCCTTGGGCCTTAGGCCTTACCAACCAAGTTAATGTACCAATGACCAGAACGCTGTTCTGGATGTTTGGTCATCCATTGGTATACTTTTGGATTTTACCTGCCTATGTAGGATATTACACCATGCTGCCAAAAATAGCCGGTGGAAAATTATATTCTGGCAATGCTGCTCGCCTGGCTTTGTTACTATTTCTAATCCTCTCAACACCTGTAGGCGTTCATCACCAGTTCAGCGAAGGTGGAATAGCACCTAGCATCAAGCTATGGGTAAGCATATTGACATTTGGAGTTTCCATTCCTAGCTTTATGACGGCTTTTACAGTAGGCGCTTCATTGGAATATGCGGGCCGTAAGCGAGGTGCTAAGGGACTTTTTCAGTGGATGTCTAGACTCCCTTGGTTAAGGGCTGACAATTATCTTTTCGGATATTTTATCTGCGGTTTGATTCTTTTCATTTTTGGCGGACTCTCGGGCATTGTCAATGGATCTTATACGCTGAATCAGTTGGTTCACAATACGGGCTGGGTGCCGGGGCACTTTCATATGACTGTTGCCGGACCATCCATTCTTTTTATCCTGGGTCTCACCCTTTTTATGTACCAGCACCTATCTGGAAAACCGATGACATCTAAATTTACGGTAACGATCATACCCTACCTGTGGACGGTCGGTGTCTCACTCTTGTCACATGGACTTATGGCTGGCGGATTGATGGGTGAGCCCCGTCGAACTAATATGGGTCTTACCTATACAAATCCGGAGAGTCCATTATACAATAGTCATTGGGTACCTTCATCAACCGTCACGATGGTCGGAGGTCTTATTATGGGAACAGCTGCATTACTCTACTTTATCTCATTTTTTAAAATGCTGTGCAATAAAGCTGTAGAGCTTCCAACAATCAGCATGCCCGAATCTGAAGAACTACATAATGAACGGGAAATACCACTATTGTTAAACATGAAACCTTGGATCATATTAGCGGTGATCCTAATTGGAAGTACCTATATTCCATCATTCAAAAATGTTTTTAAATATGGAAAACCTGTCGAAAGTAAATATCACATGGATAATCCATCAAATCTGATCGACAATGAAAAGTAAAACAAGAGTATATAGTTGGTTTGTTGCATTGGTATTAGCTGTGCCCTTATTAGCATTTATGTTGGTCCGTTATGTAGCATCAAACGATATCGCACTTCCATATTACGGTGAAAACTTTCTTGAGATAAAGAAAGGTGAGGCAAAGCATATTGGTGCTTTCGAATTTAGTAATCAGGAAGGTAAGTTGATATCCAGTGAATTTGTGAAGGGTAAAGTATGGATCGCCTGTTATTTTTTTACATCGTGTCCGACAATCTGCCCAAAAATGATTGCAGGCATGGGAGATATTCAAGAGGAATTTTCAGATGAACATCAGTTAAGAATGGTATCCTTTACGGTGGATCCGGACAGGGATACGCCTGCAGTATTAAAAGAGTATGCAAATATCCGGAACATCAATACCGTACAATGGAATCTAGTGACAGGTAGAAAAAAAGATCTATACAGGTATGCCCGTAAAGATCTTAAAATAATGGCGACAGATGGAGACGGTGGCCCACAAGACTTTATCCATAGCGATCGCATCGTACTTATCGATCAAAGCGGATATGCTAGAGGGTATTATGATGGCACCGAGGCAGCTGATATAAAACAGCTTATTAAAGATATAAAAAAACTATTAAAATAATTGAACCATGATGAAATTTATCGGGATTATCTTGATTGCTCTATTTTTCTTTTCATTTCCCATTTATGGGCAACGAAATATTGAAGCGGGAAAAAGTATATTCAAAAGCAGATGTGCATCTTGCCATTCAATAGACAAGCGAGTAATTGGTCCCGCACTAAAAGATGTAGATAAAAGACATGAAGAAAAGTGGATTATTGACTTCGTTCATTCTTCACAGACACTGATTATGGCCGGGGATGAAACAGCTAAAATGCTCTTTCAAGAATATAATAGAACAATTATGCCTGATCATAAGGACCTATCCCCAGAGCAAATTAGAAATATTATTGCCTATATTAAAAATGAAGGTAACGGTGTGCCCGCAAAAGCTTCAAAAAGATATGTGCCCGCATACACTAACCCTTACAAAGATAAAAATGGATTCGTTGATAAAATTTTATATCTAAATTTTGACGAAGCACAAAGTCCCCTAAAGTTTAGCGATACAACATCATGGCTGATTATTGCTTCAATTATTGCTCTACTGCTTACGATATTTTACTTGAGCGCTTATCTTAATTATGTTAGCGACACCTTAACTTCAAAAAAGAAACGAACATGAGAAGAAAGGGAGTCCGTAAAAAAAGTTGTATTGCTATAGAATTAAAAGCATATTTGAGAAATGGATAAAACTTACCCCACTTTTGATATCTGTAATTTGATAACGAATAAGCTATCAAATGACCTTTTCAATGCAGACAGGTTTCATGGCTATTTATTAAACAATCCACCGATCAAGAAAGTGCATAAGCACTCTTTTTATCATTTGGTATATTTTACTTCCGGTAAGGGACAGCATATCATAGACTTTAAATCTTATCCCATTGAAGCTGGCAGTATCTACTTTATGCGTCCCGGTCAGGTGCATAGGTGGGAATTTGAAAGCGATGTAGATGGTTACGTTATCAATTTTTCTGCTACTTTTTTCGATCAACTCGGCATAAATTCATCAATGATTGACCATTTCCCATTTTTTAATATTTTTTCCAGTGGTCAAATGTTAAAATTGAGTGAGAGTAACCGTGTCAATATAGTTTCCATTTTTGAAGATATTTTAAGAGAGCTATGCGAAAATCATCATCTAGCGCCAACAATCATTGCAGCCGACCTGCTTAGGCTATTTGTGTTATCAAGCAGAGAAATGGATGCTGAAATGCCAATTTTCGCCAAGACAAACTATAATTCTTTACTTTTTAAACAGTTTCTAGATTTGATAGAGGAGAATTTCAAAGAACTAAGGCTTCCGAAAGATTATGCTGCACTACTTTATATCACCTCCAATCACTTAAATTTTATCTGTAAAGACCAGATTAATATGTCCTCTGGAGAAATCATTCGGAATAGGATATTGCTGGAAGCAAAAAGAATGCTTGTAAACGTTGAGTTATCTGTTGCAGCAATCGCCATAGATTTGAATTTTTTTGATACATCTTATTTTATCAAATTTTTTAAAAAATACACACAATTTACGCCTGAGGCATTTAGAAAACAATATTACAACAAATCATAACAGTTCTTCAAACACTACACTATTACAAAATATAATCTACACATTAAAAGCGGGAGTTTGATCGGTTACGGTCGAAACTGTATGTGCTACATATGTAAATTACCATTTTTTACAGGATTAATACCGTTACTCAAGAGGAAAAATGTAATAGATTCGCATTATTTTTTAAAAAAGGGTATTGGTCTATGAAAGAACATTTAAAGCCACAAAAGGATATTGAGCTATCACCGGAATTTAATGTAAAAGATGGAAGATTATTTTATAGAGATATCGATCTATTTCGATTAGCTAAGGAATACGGCACGCCATTAAGATTTACATTTCTACCATCAATTACAGATCAAATTAAGGCGATGGATAATTTTTTTACAACGGTAATCGCACAAACTGGATATAGAGGGACATATACCTACTATTATTGTACGAAAAGTTCACATTTTCGGCATGTATTGAAAAAGGCCATGGAATTGAATATAGGTATCGAGATTTCTTCCGAATATGATATCGCATTGATCGAAGCCTTAATGAGGGAAGGAAGTATCACAACTCGCATAAAAGTTATTTGCAACGGATATAAAACACCGAGGTATCAAGACGGTATCATTTCGTTGATTGAAATGGGATCTTGTAATGTATTACCTATAATTGATAGTAAGAGTGAGCTTCAGCATTACATTAACAATTTATCGCATTTAAAAGAAATACAGATTGGAATACGTTTAAATCTTAGTTTTCTTCATTTCTACCCCCATGAATCGAGATTTGGACTCTCTCCTCAGGATATTAGAACTTTATTCAACACTGCTATTAAAACGAATAATTTTCTAAAATTTACCACACTACATTTCTTTAACGAAAAGGGAATGGCAGAAAACGATAGCTATTGGGATGTCCTAGAAGAGGTTGTAAAGTTTTATTGTGAAATGAGAAGGGTAAATTGTGATTTAACGACGTTGGATATCGGCGGAGGAATGCCCTTTAGGAATAATCCTGGAACCAATTTCGATATAATCCTTTTTGTTCATCGTATCGTGACTACCATTCAATATGTATGCCGGCAGGAGGGAGTACCTGAGCCAGACATTATCACAGAATTTGGAAAATATACTGTGTCAGAAGCAACCACTACTATATTTAAGATTCATGAGAAAAAAAGAGGCACACTTATCAATTGGGCTATAATAGATGGATCGTTCATTACCCACCTTCCCGACACTTGGGCGATTAGGCAAGAATATCCTGTTCTTCCAATAAATAATTTAGATCAAGAGCAATCACCTTTTGTTTTGGGTGGATTGACATGCGATAGTGCCGATATCTATCCGAATTCAGAAAAAAGGGAATTTATCAATTTACCTAATGGTGATGCCGAACAGTTTATTGCCTTTTTTCACACTGGAGCCTATCAGGAAGCACTCAGCGGATTTGGAGGTGTTAGCCATTGTATGATTCCAGATCCTAAACATATACTTATAGATAAAGATAATGATGGCAACCTTGCGATCAAGGTATTTTCTGAAAGGCAGAAGAGCAAAAATCTGCTACGCATATTAGGATATCAATAATATCTTATTCTTTTTAATTCGAATATCAGTTGCTCGCAGAGCCCCATATTTTCTCACGTGCTAACAATATATCATAAAGACCATTTTTTCTAGAATTAATACCACAATTATAAAAAAGCTTCCAGTAATTTTAATGGAGTAATTTTTATCAACAGATTATTTTTAAATATTAGGTATTATGACATTACATTTAGGTGACGATGCGCCCAATTTTGAGGCTAACACAACACATGGATTTATTAACTTCCACAATTTTCTTGGAGATAGCTGGGGGATATTGTTATCCCACCCCGCAGATTATACACCTGTATGTACAACAGAGTTGGGGCGAACTGCGCAGTTGAGCGATGAGTTTAAAAAAAGAGGCGTTAAGGCAATAGCCGTAAGTGTAGATGCTATTGAAGATCATCATGAATGGATTAAAGATATCAACCAGGTTAAACAAACAAATGTTGATTTTCCTTTAATTGCCGATCAGGACAGACTAGTATCAACTTTATACGATATGATCCACCCAAATGCATCTGGCACACAGACTGTACGTTCTGTATTCATCATTGATCCGCAAAAAAAAATACGCTTAACGATGACTTACCCAGCGTCAGCAGGTAGAAATTTCGATGAAATATTGCGTGTTATTGATTCCCTTCAATTGAGTGACCAATATAAAGTTGCTACACCTGCCGACTGGAACCTTGGCGACGATGTAATCATTTCACTCGGTTTAACTACTTCGGAAGCAATTGAAAAATTTCCTAAAGGGATAACAGAAGTCAAGCCTTATCTTAGATATACGCCCTATCCGAAAGAATAATTAGATACAGCTATTATTGTAATCGACAATCGGATACCTAATTGTCGATTACTGTCGTAGGCAAGTTTTCGTTCGATCCATTTAAGGTATTTTGTCTATGTTCAATTCCCCAAATGATCATAGCATCAATCACACTTTTAAAAGATTTCCCTGAAGTTGTAAATTCATATTCTATGATAATTGGAAAGCTGTCATGAACAATACGATTCACCATTCCGTTGAGCTCTAAGTCCCGCAGCTCTTTAGAAAGCATTCTCGGCGTAATTTTAGGAATTTCTTTTTCCAGGTCCTTAAAGCGTTTCCTGCCAAATTGCAAGGACGCCATAATAGGCAGCTTCCATTTACCAGCCAATACATTTAGGGTGTCATTTACCGCCAAAAGATAAGTCTCTGGACACTTCTGAATGACGTTGATATCGATCAGTTCCATTTTTCAATTATTATTATCCAAATTATTCACTATACTTTAGTATAGCACTATACAAAAGTAAGTAATTCCTTCGTAATTTTGTATAATCAAAACAAAGAACTGAATAATGAAGTGAAGGAAAACAATTTTTAGTGTTTTTAGTTGCGATTATAATTATTGGAAGCTTTTTCGCTTTCAATGAAAACGATACTTTTAAAAATAAAGATCAGCGAATGGAAATAGTTTCAAATCAAAAATTAAATGGGAAAATGAAAATTGAAATATGGAGCGACGTGATGTGTCCTTTTTGTTACATCGGGAAAGAAAAATTCGAAACTGCCTTAAGTGAATTTGCTTATAAAAACCAAGTAGAGGTTGAATGGAAAAGTTACCAGATTATGCCGGAATTGCAAACCCAACCCGATAAGAGTATTCATGAGGTTTTAGTGGATCAAAAAAGGATAAGCTTAGAGCAGGCCAAACAGCTTAATGGATACGCCACACAGATGGCAAAGCATGTAGGTCTGACCTACAACTTCGATAAAACAGTTCCTGTAAATACGCTAAAAGCTCATCAGTTTCAACATTTTGCTAAAGAAAACGGTAAGGGAGATCAAGCGGAAGAGATTATGTTTAAAGC
The genomic region above belongs to Sphingobacterium zeae and contains:
- a CDS encoding cytochrome c oxidase subunit II, producing MVDKYELRAIISSGVLLSLFFFAVLYNSYSRKIDMPTCVPFEKTFEKSAVKKIDDGLYEIYLVAHMWTFDPEEIEIPAGSTVDFYLTSKDIVHGFHINEEGVNMMAVPGTINKITTKFEEEGTYRFVCNEFCGTGHQNMMGKIIVK
- a CDS encoding cbb3-type cytochrome c oxidase subunit I, yielding MMVSNQFKTTLLIGLTMPMSLFILGVYNGVMQTLYRSGVLHQHATAGINYYQGLTMHGVINAIVLTTFFAVVFGHYTITNYLKKEPSKWSYMLSMILMVIGSAIDLVVMVLGKASALYTFYAPLQASALFYIGTAMLIIGSWIAFAGWVKIWFEWKKENPSLHMPIAILGTFVNFTMWFMASIPVIYELLVLLTPWALGLTNQVNVPMTRTLFWMFGHPLVYFWILPAYVGYYTMLPKIAGGKLYSGNAARLALLLFLILSTPVGVHHQFSEGGIAPSIKLWVSILTFGVSIPSFMTAFTVGASLEYAGRKRGAKGLFQWMSRLPWLRADNYLFGYFICGLILFIFGGLSGIVNGSYTLNQLVHNTGWVPGHFHMTVAGPSILFILGLTLFMYQHLSGKPMTSKFTVTIIPYLWTVGVSLLSHGLMAGGLMGEPRRTNMGLTYTNPESPLYNSHWVPSSTVTMVGGLIMGTAALLYFISFFKMLCNKAVELPTISMPESEELHNEREIPLLLNMKPWIILAVILIGSTYIPSFKNVFKYGKPVESKYHMDNPSNLIDNEK
- a CDS encoding SCO family protein, which translates into the protein MKSKTRVYSWFVALVLAVPLLAFMLVRYVASNDIALPYYGENFLEIKKGEAKHIGAFEFSNQEGKLISSEFVKGKVWIACYFFTSCPTICPKMIAGMGDIQEEFSDEHQLRMVSFTVDPDRDTPAVLKEYANIRNINTVQWNLVTGRKKDLYRYARKDLKIMATDGDGGPQDFIHSDRIVLIDQSGYARGYYDGTEAADIKQLIKDIKKLLK
- a CDS encoding c-type cytochrome; this translates as MMKFIGIILIALFFFSFPIYGQRNIEAGKSIFKSRCASCHSIDKRVIGPALKDVDKRHEEKWIIDFVHSSQTLIMAGDETAKMLFQEYNRTIMPDHKDLSPEQIRNIIAYIKNEGNGVPAKASKRYVPAYTNPYKDKNGFVDKILYLNFDEAQSPLKFSDTTSWLIIASIIALLLTIFYLSAYLNYVSDTLTSKKKRT
- a CDS encoding helix-turn-helix domain-containing protein → MDKTYPTFDICNLITNKLSNDLFNADRFHGYLLNNPPIKKVHKHSFYHLVYFTSGKGQHIIDFKSYPIEAGSIYFMRPGQVHRWEFESDVDGYVINFSATFFDQLGINSSMIDHFPFFNIFSSGQMLKLSESNRVNIVSIFEDILRELCENHHLAPTIIAADLLRLFVLSSREMDAEMPIFAKTNYNSLLFKQFLDLIEENFKELRLPKDYAALLYITSNHLNFICKDQINMSSGEIIRNRILLEAKRMLVNVELSVAAIAIDLNFFDTSYFIKFFKKYTQFTPEAFRKQYYNKS
- a CDS encoding arginine decarboxylase, coding for MKEHLKPQKDIELSPEFNVKDGRLFYRDIDLFRLAKEYGTPLRFTFLPSITDQIKAMDNFFTTVIAQTGYRGTYTYYYCTKSSHFRHVLKKAMELNIGIEISSEYDIALIEALMREGSITTRIKVICNGYKTPRYQDGIISLIEMGSCNVLPIIDSKSELQHYINNLSHLKEIQIGIRLNLSFLHFYPHESRFGLSPQDIRTLFNTAIKTNNFLKFTTLHFFNEKGMAENDSYWDVLEEVVKFYCEMRRVNCDLTTLDIGGGMPFRNNPGTNFDIILFVHRIVTTIQYVCRQEGVPEPDIITEFGKYTVSEATTTIFKIHEKKRGTLINWAIIDGSFITHLPDTWAIRQEYPVLPINNLDQEQSPFVLGGLTCDSADIYPNSEKREFINLPNGDAEQFIAFFHTGAYQEALSGFGGVSHCMIPDPKHILIDKDNDGNLAIKVFSERQKSKNLLRILGYQ
- a CDS encoding peroxiredoxin; its protein translation is MTLHLGDDAPNFEANTTHGFINFHNFLGDSWGILLSHPADYTPVCTTELGRTAQLSDEFKKRGVKAIAVSVDAIEDHHEWIKDINQVKQTNVDFPLIADQDRLVSTLYDMIHPNASGTQTVRSVFIIDPQKKIRLTMTYPASAGRNFDEILRVIDSLQLSDQYKVATPADWNLGDDVIISLGLTTSEAIEKFPKGITEVKPYLRYTPYPKE
- a CDS encoding winged helix-turn-helix transcriptional regulator; its protein translation is MELIDINVIQKCPETYLLAVNDTLNVLAGKWKLPIMASLQFGRKRFKDLEKEIPKITPRMLSKELRDLELNGMVNRIVHDSFPIIIEYEFTTSGKSFKSVIDAMIIWGIEHRQNTLNGSNENLPTTVIDN
- a CDS encoding DsbA family oxidoreductase; this encodes MFLVAIIIIGSFFAFNENDTFKNKDQRMEIVSNQKLNGKMKIEIWSDVMCPFCYIGKEKFETALSEFAYKNQVEVEWKSYQIMPELQTQPDKSIHEVLVDQKRISLEQAKQLNGYATQMAKHVGLTYNFDKTVPVNTLKAHQFQHFAKENGKGDQAEEIMFKAYFTDGKNVDDIPTLVSLGQSIGLDGVALQQALENQIYIQAVKKDITEAQEIGVNGVPYFVFDRKRAISGAQDPKVFLEILRKSFEEWREEKPKGKLDLIEGAVCKPDGTCEQ